Proteins from one Deltaproteobacteria bacterium genomic window:
- a CDS encoding dCMP deaminase family protein encodes MSRGTWHEYFMSVAEVVASRATCDRLKVGAVIVKDHRILTTGYNGSLPGTPHCDEVGHLVKDGHCVRTIHSEQNAVLQAARFGISLDGATCYCTFKPCLSCLKTLLGAGVTRIIYGKVYGNEKSYFGEDEILRGFDPYPLQSLEEAITVERAARDSAVA; translated from the coding sequence ATGTCTCGCGGGACCTGGCACGAGTATTTCATGAGCGTCGCCGAGGTCGTGGCGTCTCGGGCCACGTGCGACCGGCTCAAGGTCGGCGCGGTCATCGTCAAGGACCACCGCATTCTCACGACGGGCTACAACGGCTCGCTGCCCGGCACACCGCACTGCGACGAGGTCGGGCATCTGGTCAAGGACGGCCACTGCGTGCGCACGATTCACTCGGAGCAAAACGCCGTGTTGCAGGCTGCGCGCTTCGGCATCTCGCTCGACGGCGCGACATGCTACTGCACCTTCAAGCCGTGCCTGTCTTGCCTCAAGACGCTTCTGGGCGCGGGCGTCACGCGCATCATTTACGGCAAGGTCTACGGCAATGAAAAGTCGTATTTCGGCGAGGACGAGATCCTTCGCGGGTTCGACCCTTATCCGCTCCAGTCGCTCGAAGAGGCGATCACCGTGGAGCGCGCCGCCCGCGATTCCGCCGTGGCGTGA
- a CDS encoding alpha/beta fold hydrolase — protein sequence MSCITFILVILALGWTLLRFAAGRYAPKPRPDETHYTVTSDGWRIAIHRWRARGASPHGEPVLLHHGYSANHKGFDLGVGSPEAPVPSIAHALADRGYDVWACDLRGRADSDRPVPFGERKWNWSVDDYIHRDDPAIVDYILFRSAYSQLHWIGHSMGGLLLFCHCGVHGSSRVASGITVGSGIDYSDSGSYYIPLLRFHPLIRWMKRNHLGLISKISSPMDGRGHTITEEFNYWPSNTAPAAGRAIHAGVINDVSGNVTKQMTTLFSPGGFRSADDSVRYADKMSSIETPILLLGGDRDRQAPPILIDRTLSQLGHARHAKAQFGPEHGHRDHYGHFDLLVGLRAETEVFPTIFDWIEKHPAKKKDAAAQPGASPKAKSKRS from the coding sequence ATGTCTTGCATCACCTTCATTCTGGTCATTCTCGCGCTCGGTTGGACGCTGCTGCGTTTTGCGGCCGGGCGATACGCACCCAAACCGCGTCCCGACGAGACGCACTACACCGTCACGTCCGACGGCTGGCGCATCGCGATCCATCGCTGGCGTGCGCGCGGTGCAAGCCCTCACGGCGAACCGGTGCTGCTGCACCACGGCTACTCGGCCAACCACAAGGGATTCGACCTCGGCGTCGGATCGCCGGAAGCGCCCGTGCCGTCAATCGCGCACGCCCTCGCCGATCGCGGGTACGATGTGTGGGCGTGCGACCTGCGGGGCCGCGCCGACAGCGACCGCCCCGTGCCCTTCGGCGAGCGCAAGTGGAACTGGTCGGTTGACGACTACATCCATCGCGACGACCCGGCGATCGTGGACTACATCCTCTTCCGCTCCGCGTATTCGCAGCTCCACTGGATCGGCCACAGCATGGGCGGTCTTCTGCTCTTCTGCCATTGCGGCGTGCACGGCTCGTCGCGGGTCGCGTCGGGGATCACCGTGGGCTCGGGAATCGATTACTCCGACTCCGGCTCGTACTACATCCCGCTGCTGCGTTTTCATCCCCTGATCCGTTGGATGAAACGCAATCACCTCGGCCTGATCTCGAAGATTTCCTCGCCGATGGACGGCCGAGGGCATACGATCACCGAGGAGTTCAATTATTGGCCGTCGAACACGGCCCCCGCAGCCGGGCGAGCCATCCACGCGGGCGTCATCAACGACGTATCTGGAAACGTCACGAAACAAATGACGACGCTGTTTTCACCCGGCGGATTCCGATCTGCGGACGACTCCGTGCGTTATGCCGACAAGATGTCGTCCATCGAAACGCCGATCCTGCTTCTCGGCGGAGACCGCGACCGCCAGGCGCCGCCGATACTGATCGACCGGACGCTGTCGCAGCTCGGCCACGCGCGTCATGCCAAGGCGCAATTCGGACCGGAGCACGGCCACCGCGATCACTACGGCCACTTCGACCTGCTGGTGGGCCTGCGCGCCGAGACCGAGGTCTTCCCGACGATCTTCGATTGGATCGAGAAGCATCCCGCGAAGAAGAAGGACGCCGCCGCTCAGCCCGGCGCGTCGCCGAAGGCAAAATCGAAACGGTCGTAA
- the queC gene encoding 7-cyano-7-deazaguanine synthase QueC — protein MADRDAENKRAVVLLSGGLDSTTVLAVARREGYALHALTFRYGQRHAVEIDAARRVAVSFGVLRHVIADIDLRTFGGSALTGDLPVPKGRTADEMADGIPVTYVPARNTIFLSFALAFAEVTRAADIFIGVNALDYSGYPDCRPEYIEAFERMANLATKAGVEGRTRVKIHTPLIDLTKARIIELGLSLGVDYALTTSCYDPDPEGRACGECDACRLRLKGFGEAGRTDPATYR, from the coding sequence ATGGCCGATCGGGATGCGGAGAACAAGCGGGCGGTCGTCCTGCTGAGCGGCGGGCTCGATTCCACGACGGTGCTCGCCGTCGCGCGTCGCGAGGGCTACGCGCTTCATGCACTCACGTTTCGCTACGGCCAGCGGCACGCCGTGGAGATCGACGCCGCCCGGCGCGTGGCCGTATCCTTCGGCGTCCTGCGGCACGTGATCGCCGACATCGACCTGCGGACCTTCGGCGGTTCGGCGCTGACGGGCGATCTGCCGGTACCCAAGGGGCGTACGGCTGATGAGATGGCGGACGGAATCCCCGTCACCTACGTCCCCGCGCGCAACACGATCTTTCTTTCGTTCGCGCTCGCATTCGCCGAGGTGACCCGGGCGGCCGACATCTTTATCGGCGTCAACGCGCTCGATTACAGCGGCTATCCCGATTGTCGTCCCGAATACATCGAGGCATTCGAGCGCATGGCGAACCTGGCGACGAAGGCGGGCGTCGAAGGGCGAACGCGCGTGAAAATCCACACACCGCTGATCGACCTGACGAAGGCGCGGATCATCGAACTCGGCTTGTCGCTTGGCGTCGACTACGCGCTCACGACGAGCTGCTACGATCCCGACCCCGAAGGCCGCGCCTGCGGCGAATGCGACGCCTGTCGGTTGCGCCTCAAGGGATTTGGCGAGGCGGGCCGCACCGATCCGGCAACGTATCGCTGA